CTGCTCCAGCACAGTATTGACCTAAATGATCAAAAGTGAATACATACTTTAACTCACTGTGCCAGCACCTTCTTTCCTCAGTCTCATTTCTTGAGGATGATAAGAAACAGTGTGGTTCTTGGACAATGACAACTTTGAGAACCTGTTCTTGAAAAATATCAGTGAGCTCATCAAGCGGTACTGTACCAACCTGGACTGTAACTGATTTGCTTTTCCCTTTTATTAATTTGCATGTTTATGGACATCAGCTCGCTTTAATTCTATTCATTCTGACATAAACGTTTCTTCTGCACTTCCAGGTGTTGATCATACACGTGAAGCCCAAAGATCTCAGTCAGGCATACAGAAGTGTACATCTCCCTGGATGAAATCCAAGATGTCAGTGAATGTTAAGTTGCACCAAAACATTTCGAGACGAGTATTAGTTTATTTATCCAAGACATTGAAACGTGTCACCAGTGAACTGAAAAAATAACGCTGTCTTGCCATCTAGTGGTGACAGTGTGCACAGCCTCACAATGTATGTGGTCTTCTTATGATGTGATTAAAAATGGCTTCAAGGACAGACATTGTTATTTTGCctccttcttttcttctctcagCTGAAACATTCATCTCATCCATGTCTTTCAGCGTGCACACATCAATAGCCATCACTTCACTCCTTCTGTAGCCAACCAGGATACTCTAGTCCCAAGGGAGAACCTGTCTGAGGATAAGGAAGAgtctgatcagcaggaggaaaaAGAGGACGAGGAACAAGATGAATAAAGTATCAGGGCAATGAAGCTGTTTCTGAGACCTACCGGGAGTATGTGGATAGTGAGTCAATGTCAAGATAGTGGAATGTGTGTACATACGTTACCTCAAGGGTAATTTGGATTTGATATGACGGAAACAGTTAAAAAGTGACCCATATAGtggatataaaaacaaattttttcATGTAATTGGTTCTCAAAATATTTGATACTGATATGCAATGCTAGGCATACACCGTATTTGACATTTATTGGATTATATAATGATCCAGAGGTGACTTGCATCCAGAGGTTAAGGTGATAAATTCCCTGATTCTGGGAACTAATGTCTAATGAGTTCAAAGAGTCCATTAGAACATTCATCTGGGACAGATGTGTGATACTCTTTGGCATCATTGTTGACCATAACCATGACCGGAAGTTGGAAAATTATGATTTGGAAGAAGACGCTGATACACACGGAGACAATTCAAAGAGTTTGCAGCCTCCATGAGTATGAGGATGGAGCTCATCAATCTGCTGCTCTTCCTTTATGACCTTTTTACAAGCTAAtcattcaaaaaacaaacaaacaaactgaaaaataaatctaaaattTGCTTTCGTACAATTGTGTGTtgaaagatgcatttgtagCACCTGGTGACAAGGCTATGTGACATAATTTGACCATGGTGCCTGGTTATTTAAAGGCAGAAAAGATAAATAACAAcagaaatattatttaaaacattttaaaacttttctgtctttctttctttttctttttgcacttAGCAGGTGGTGCTGCAACACACCCAACACCCCTACCTCCATGCCCATGGAAACGTCTGGCTCAGGAAGCTTCTGGATGCCTATCACCAGATAGTTGTTCTCTGCAGAGACATAAAAGACAAGCTGAACCATGGAAATGCAGGCAAACAACTGAGCCAAAAGTCAACAACTACATCACAACAACTAAAATCATTAAGTCAACAAACCCTAACTAATTTACACTCACCTGTTACAACAATGATCTCATTGCTCTTGGAGCGGACTCGGAGGGCACTGAGATCATTCTGAGGATCAATATCTCTGACTGCGCTTCTGGCCAATACCACAAGTTGTCGAAGTTGCCCTGCATATTGTAGAGTCATGGACTGATCCAAAGTTGATCTGATGGGAACACCTTAAAagaaattcattcattcagaaatTCATCAGACATTCAGactgtatttttaatattttcctggataaatattatttttggcAGAGGTTTAGTGCTTCCTATTTGAATAGCTGAGAGCATCAGTCATGCACATGTTTGAGCTGTTACTTGTTTACACACACTGATCAGGAATAACTGAGCAAAAGTGGTCAAACAGATTAAATTTACAAACATAAAGTCATCTGTCTGACCATTTTCATCAGTTCTTACATGGTGCTTTCAGTTCCCTCCTCCCTGGATATgtcttctctctctgtttcacaCTATCCTGTGGGACTCTTGCCCACACACTCTAACTTTGAGGCCCTCTCACTCCCTCTCTTATTCTCTAGTGAATTTTGAATGTCACAGTTACAGATGTATGTGACAGCTCAGGTGGAGCGCAGGATTCATCCAGAGGAGAgctgctttattattatttattattattattccacgGTGTAAACCTGGACTCTAACACTTGATCTAAGcacacattttttcttcttctgtatgCCATGTGAggttatgtatttttttaaattactactAAATACTGTAACATTCAGACATTAATCTGCTCTCatttttttagtcattttttcTCTCAACTGTTGCATTTTCACAGATATTTAAATGTTCTATATTACAGATCtgagagaaggagaaaaacaaactacaTAAAAATGATCTTTGGTGTTGCAGAGCTTTATGACTGCATAATTTGACAAAAAATCTTAAACACTGCAAatctattatttaaaaaaaatatctcagTTGCCTAATGCATCTTGTACCGTGGCTTCGCTGTAGTTCTCTGAAAGGGAAACCAAATACAAATGAACTACAATAATAACTGTGTCCATGGGCCAGATTTATTAATGCTCTCCTCTAGAGCACAACTATCTTTTGGCATTAAAAAGCAGCTGTTGGGATTTAATGAAGAGGCACGGTATCGGTTATGGTACTGAAAGCAGTTTAACAGTAAATTTAACATAGTAAAAGGTGACATTAtattgttttgggggtttgtgACAGTTAGAGTGCTCAGTTATTTGAAATGAGAAGGCTAAATGTTATCAGAGAgtgtgtaattttaaatggaaaTAGACTGGTACTTACACGGCATTTTTCTACTTTAACTGAGCACTGAAAGTGCTTTGTGGCGAGTGGATGACTCAAAGCTGTGAGCACAGCACTCTGTCCTATAACACTTCATTCTGTCCTCATGTAGAATGTTTAGAGCTGAGTCCCTTTCTGGTCCTCTGTAGTAATAGTATTTTACTGAAACTGAGCAAAACTGAGCTGCATTTCAGCTTTTTAACTGCATTTCTGCACAGAGATcaatacaaaatgaaaacatctctTCACACCTTTTTTCAGCAGTGTGTACACAGAGCGATTTGGATCGTTCTTCACGCACATGCTCACGTTCTAATGGCAAACAGTGCTGGTGTAAGAAAACGTGTTAACCATGCAGTTacactgtgttgtttttgttaggCAATAACTTGCTCCTTTGTAATCCTTCATGGAGCCACTAATCTGTGCTGCTCTTGCTAGTTATTTACTGAAATGAACTGTCGATAGCTATCAGCTACAAAACTAACACCGTGCCTCTTCGGAAAACCCCAACAGTAACTTTTTGACACCAAAAGAGGGTTTTAAGCTGCCGCAGAccattatttttgtcttttacctTAAT
The Maylandia zebra isolate NMK-2024a linkage group LG7, Mzebra_GT3a, whole genome shotgun sequence DNA segment above includes these coding regions:
- the LOC105940937 gene encoding dynein light chain roadblock-type 2 isoform X1 translates to MGEEVEAQMKRIEATKGVIGTLVVDPDGVPIRSTLDQSMTLQYAGQLRQLVVLARSAVRDIDPQNDLSALRVRSKSNEIIVVTENNYLVIGIQKLPEPDVSMGMETGSPLGLEYPGWLQKE
- the LOC105940937 gene encoding dynein light chain roadblock-type 2 isoform X2; amino-acid sequence: MGEEVEAQMKRIEATKGVIGTLVVDPDGVPIRSTLDQSMTLQYAGQLRQLVVLARSAVRDIDPQNDLSALRVRSKSNEIIVVTENNYLVIGIQKLPEPDVSMGMEVLPWD